The Bifidobacterium actinocoloniiforme DSM 22766 genomic sequence CAGCCAACGCTGCGCGGGGTTGAAAACCTGCAAGGGGCACCTCTTTCTTAATCGTAGAGTCCTGCCGGCGCCGCCCGTCCCTTGTGGTCGGCCCGCGCCGAACATAAAAGTCTAGTGACCGTCATGGCCTGCCGGTGCCCGTCCGCAGTAAGCGAACCGGGGAATAAATCCCGGTGATCGCACCTAGGATGCCCCCAGAGTATGCGAAAGGCGGGCGCCCTGGCTCGCAGGGGCGCCCGCCTAGCGCAAGAGCCTCAGACCACCTTGCGCTCAAAGGGGTCGGAGGAGATGCCGGCATCCACGATGTCGCGGCACCATTGCTTGGCCGAGAAGAGCGAGTGGTCTCGGTAGTTGCCGCAAGAGGTGATCTCGGTACCCGGCACGTCCTCCCAAGTGGCCTCCGATGCTATGAATTCCAGGGACTCCTTCAGGGCCTTGGCCACGTCCTCGGTGGAGTGGCGGCCCCAGGCCAGCAGATGGAAACCGGTGCGGCAGCCGAAAGGCGAGCAGTCGATGTAACCGGGGATGCGCTCGCGCAGCAAAACAGCGATCGTGTGCTCGATTGTGTGAAGTCCAGCGGTGGGAATCGCGTGCTCATTAGGCTGAACCAGACGCAGGTCGTAGTTGGAGATGACATCGCCCTTGGGCCCCTCCTCCTCGTCGATTAGGCGCACGTAAGGCGCCTTTACCTTGGTATGATCCAGCTGGAAGCTCTCAACTACCGGTTTCTCTGCCATGATGCAGTCCTTTCCGTGCATGTTCTCATCTTCGTTCCCGCCGGCGCCACCTGCTCGCCGGGTTCCCTAACTCCATACTAAGCACGCGCCCCGCCAGCCCTGGACCCACGCCCGGTCCTGCGCCGCCCGCGAGCCCGCGAAACCGTCAGGAGAACTCGCGGAGGGCTTGCAGGAATTGCTGTCCGTAGAGCTCCAGCTTGTGCTCGCCTACGCCGGTGACCTCCAGGAAGGCCTCCTCGCTAACCGGGCGACGCCTGCACATGTCGCGCAGGGTCTTGTCGGAGAAGACGATGTAGGGCGGCTTGCCGATTTCGCGGGCTATCCGCGTGCGCACCTGGCGCAGGGCCTGGAAGAGACGCCCCTCCTCCTCGCTAGGCTCCGGTTCCCCTTCGGCCAGCGCGGTCGTGCGGCCGTACACTGCGCCGGACGCTCTGGCCGCGCCCTTGGGCTCGGCCCGGCGCACCTGCTTGATCTCGTAGTGGAAGTCCGGGCTCACGGTCTCGCCGGCCTTGGGGCCGAACTGGACCAGGGGCAGGCGGCCTTCGGTGATGGTCAGGTAACCGTCCGAGGCCATCTGGTTGAGCACGTCTCGGATGCGGGCCGCGCCCACGTTTTCCAAGGCGCCGTAGGAGGGGCAGCGGTCCAGCCCCCGGCTGAGCAGGTCCTGGGACTTGGAACCTGCCAGGACCTGCACGATTTTGCCTGAGCCGAAGCGCTGGCCCACGTCGTGCACGCAACGGGAGATGGCACGAGCCAGGTCGGACACGTCCACGGTGGAGAAGGTGGACAGGCAGTTGGAGCAGTTGCCGCAGCCGCTTTTGGCCTGCTCGTCCGCCTGGCTGTTGACCTGCGCCGCGGCTCCATTTTCCATCTCCTCACCGAAGTAGCGGAGCATGTAGGCGTGCAGGCAATCGGTGGTGCGGCAGTAGCCAATCATGGTGTTGAGCAGACGTCGGCGGCTGGCTCGCACTACCTCGGCCTCCTCGCCGGTGAGCTGGTCGTTGCCTGAATCCATGTCGAGCAGGCGACGGCGGGTCACGATGTCCGCCTCGTTCCACAAGAGGGTGCAGCGGGCCGGCTCCCCGTCTCGCCCGGCGCGGCCGGCCTCCTGGTAGTAGGCCTCGATCGACTCGGGCATGTTGTGGTGAATCACATAGCGCACATTGGACTTGTCGATGCCCATGCCGAAGGCGTTGGTGGCCACCACGACTTGCACTTCGTCGTTGACGAACGCGGCCTGTGCGTCGTCTCGGGCGGCCGGCGCCATGCCGCCGTGGTAGCTGGCGGCAGGAATTCCGGCTTGATTCAGCTCTGCGGCCAGGGCCTCGGTCTCCTTGCGGGTGGCGCAGTAGACGATGCCTGACTCTTGGCCGTGCTCCTTGGCGTAGGAGGTCACCCAACGGTCCTTGGCCTTGGTCTCCAGCTTGACCACGTCGAAGAAGAGGTTGGGGCGGTCGAAGCCGGTCACCGCCTGGTAGGGGTCGCGCAAGTCCAGCATGGAGACGATGTCGCGCCGCACCCGTTCGGTGGCGGTCGCGGTGAAAGCCGCCACGCGGGGCCGGACGGGCAGGCTGGCTATAAAGTCGCCGATGCCCAAGTACGCAGGCCGAAAATCCTGCCCCCACTGGGAGACGCAATGGGCTTCGTCGACCGCCAGCAGGTCGATTCTGGCCTGGGCCGCGAAGGCGACGAACCGTGGTGCGTTGAGCCGCTCGGGCGCCACGTACAGGAGCTTGCAGCGGCCCTGGGCGGCCTGGGCGAGCGCCTGCGCCTGCTCGTCCGGGGTCTGTGTGGAGTTGACGAAATGGGCGTGGATGCCAGCGTCCTCCAACCCGTCCACCTGGTCACGCATCAGCGAGACCAGCGGCGAGACGACGATCGTGATGCCATCCAACAGGGTGGCGGGAATCTGATAGCAGATGGACTTTCCGGCGCCGGTGGGCATGACGCCCAGGCAGTCACGGCCTTCCAGAATCGCCTTGACCATGCCCGCTTGGCCCGGTCGGAAGGACTCGTAGCCAAAATACTGCTTGAGCGCAGCGAGAGCCTGATCCATGTCTGTCATACTTCACGAGTCTATGACCCTAACCACCCAGGCGCGCCCCCAGTCCGCGATGTGCGCAACCATGGGTCCCAGGCGCGCCTGTGGACAAGTCGCATTCACAAGGGGCCGAAGGGCGCGCGATTCTCAAGAGGCCGAACCTGAGGAGCCGGGTGCGGAGGCGGCGGCGATCAGCTCCCTCGTGTAGGCGCATCCGGGCTGGGACAGCACCCGGTCGGCGGGCCCCTCCTCTTCGACCTGGCCCTGGTGGAGGACCACGATGCGGTCGGCCATATGCTGGACCACGCCCAAGTCGTGCGAGACCATCAGGATGGCCGTCCGTGGCCGGCGGGCGCGGACCGTCTTGAAGGCCTCCAGAACGCCCAGACGTGCGGAGACGTCCAGGGAGGACATGGGTTCGTCGGCCACGATCAGCTGGGGGTCGGCCACCAGGGCGCGGGCTATGGCTATGCGCTGGGCTTGTCCGCCCGAGCAGTCCGCTGGATAGCGCCCGGCGAATTCACCCGGATCCAGGCCGGCGTCCGCCAAAGCCTGCATGGCCCTGCTGCGGATCGCCGCCCGGCCCAAGCCCAGCTCACGGGCGTGGATGCGCAGAGGTTCGCTGACCGAGCGCAGGGCGTTCCACCGTGGGTCGAGGGAGGCGAAGGGGTTCTGGAAGATCAGCCCCGACTCCCGCCGCAACGCCTGGTAGCCGCTGCTGCGTGGGCCGTCCACCGGTTGGCCCTGGTAGGACACGCTCCCGGCATCGCGGCTTTCAAGCCCTAGCAGGATGCGGGTCAGCGTGGATTTGCCCGAGCCTGAGCCTCCGACCAAGGCCAGGCACTCCCCTTGCCCCAGGCTGACCGATACCTCTTGCAAAGCTTGGCTGCCGCCCTGCCGACCGCCGAAGGTTTTACGGATGCCTTGGCCGGATATGACGATCCGCCGCTCATGGCCCGTGCCTTGACTCATGGCCTGCCTCCTCGCCCGGCGCTGAACCGCACGGCCATGTCCGCGTCTGCGCCTGAGTTCCCGCCCGCGCCAAAGCCTCCATCCACTCCCCCGAGAACTGGGTCCAAGCTCAATTGCGCGGCGGCCCGGACCAGGCTGCGGGTGCGTTCGGCTTGCGGATGTGCCAGCAGTCTGCTGGTAGGACCGTGCTCGACGACCTGCCCCTGGTCGAGCACGTAGGAGGTCCGGCAGGCGCGCGCCAGCACGGAGAAATCGTGGGTGACAAAGAGCATGGAGGCCCCGCTGGAGTCCACCAGGCGAATCAGCAAGTCGATAATCGCGCGCTGGGTGATCGCATCCAAGGCGGTCGTAGGCTCGTCGGCCACAATCAGCCTAGGGGCGGTGACCAGGGCCGTGGCGATGGCCACCCGCTGGAGCTGACCGCCGGAGAGCTGGCTGGGGTACTTGCCCGCTATTTCAGGGCCCAAACCCACCCGTTCCAGCATGTCTTGGACCCTCTGCGCCCGCTCGGCACGGCTCAGCCGATAGTGCAAGCGCAGGGGCAGGGCCACCTGCTGGGCGACGGACAGGACAGGGTTGAGCGAGGCTGTGGGATTCTGGAAAACCGCGCCTATGTATGCGCCGCGAACCCCAGCCAGGCCCTCGTCGCTGGCGCCCAGAAGCTCCGCGCCACGTAAGCGAATCGAGCCTGAGACCTGGGCTCCCGGAGGCAGGATGCCCAGGAGGGCTTTCGTGATCATCGATTTGCCTGAACCGGACGGGCCGATCAGCCCCACCCGCTCGCCATCGGCCACGCTCAGGCTGGCCTGGCGCACGATTGGACGGCCCCCGATCGAGATGGTCAGGTCTTCTATGCTCAGGCTCATGCCTCCCCCTTCCGCAGGACGGGGTTGGCAGCGGGGTCTATGGCCTCGCGCAGGACATCGCCGAAAACGTTCAGGGCGACGACTACCAGCGTGACCACCAGCCCCGGCCACAGGACCGTCAACGGGTAGACGTTGATGAACTTGACCGAGGTGGTCAGCGAATGCCCCCAGGAGGGCACCCCCGAGGGCACGCCGACCCCCAGGTAGGTGAGGCCGGATTCAGCCAAGACGGACGTGCCGGCGGACAAGGAGAGCTGGACGGCCATCGGAGGAGCGACGTTGGGCAGGATGTGGCTGGTCAGAATCCGCCAGCCGGAAGCGCCGGACGCCAGGGCCGACTGAACGTAGTCCGAACCAGCGGCCAGCAGGGCTTGAGGGCGGGCGACCCGGGCCAGGTTGAGCCCGTAACCCACCCCGCAGGCGACGATGATGACCGCCACGGAAGCTCCCATTGGCACAGCCAGGAGCAGGGCGAGCAGGACGGTGGGGATTGAGATCAGAGCGTCGACCAGCACAATCGAGCCGGACGACAGGACCTTGGAACGGCTGACCGTAGCGGCCAGGAGCAGGGTGCCCAAGGCCCCGGCGAAGACGACGGCCAGGAGGCAGATCAACAGGTTGGTCGCGGACCCGGCCAGGAGCCAGGACAGCACGTCCGCCCCAGTGCCGTCGGTGCCCAGCCAGTGGGCCCGGGAGGGGGACTGCCAGACCTGATAGCCGTCAGTGCGCCACAGAGGCCAGGGGGTCCAAACCAGGCAGACCAGGGCCGTCAGGACCCATAAGCCCAGCGTGACCAGGGCGAAACGCCCCTCCCTCCGGTTCCACATGCTGGCGATCACCGTGCGCAACCAGCGCCAGGGGCGGGCTGACCGGACCGCGTGCCCCGAGCTCCCAGGACCGGGCTCCGCCGTCCAAGCCGCTTGTTCATCCATCATCAGACCCCCTCCCCAATCGAATTAGCCGCTTTCAGGCGCGGGTCCAGGGCCCGGTGGAGGAGGTCGACGACCAGGCCGACCGCCAGGAAGAAGGCCGCCAGCATGAACAACTCGCTCTGCACCGCGATCAGGTCGCGGTTGCCCAGGTCGGTGACCAAGCCGGAACCCAGCCCCGGCAGGGCGAACAGGTTCTCCACCACCATCGCGCCGGTGATCATCTCCGCGAAGGTCAGCCCGACGACCGAGACCAGCTGGGGCATGGCCAGGCGCAGTCCCACCCGGATCAGGGCCTGGGAGCGGGTCATGCCGCAGGCCATGGCCATGTCGATCCAACCGGACGAAGCCAGCTCGGACAATGCGGCACGGGTGTAACGCATGAGCCCAGCGCCCACGATGATCCCCAGGGTCAGGGCCGGTAATATCAAGGATTGAAACGCCTGCGCGCCGGAACGCCAGCCCGCCTCGGGGAAGCCTTGCGAAGGCAGGATGGGCAGCAGCCCGCTGCCCCGCCCGAACAGCACGATCAGCAGCAGCCCGCCCCACAGAGCAGGTATGGAGCCGCCCACGATGGCGACGACCTGACACAAGGCGCGCGCACGGGGGCTGCGGGCCAGCAGTGAGTAGCAGCCGAGCGGTATGCCTATGCACAGGGCGACCGCCAGCCCCAACCCAATCAGAGGGAAGGTCAAAGCGGCCCGGGAGGCCACCTGGCTGGAGATGGAGCGGCCGGTCAGCATGGACACCCCGAAGTCGCCGCGCAGGAGGCCGCCCATCCACGAGGCGTACTGCTGGGGCAGCGGCCGGTCCAGGCCCAGCTGCGAGCGCAGGGCCGTTACCCGCTCGGGCGGCGAGTTGATTCCAGCCATGATGGAGGCCACGTCCCCGGGCAGGATGCGCAGGGCCGCGAACACCAGGAGGGAGAGCGCCAGCAGGGCCACGGCGAAAAGCAGGAGCCGGCGAAGCAGGAATCGCATGGCCTTCCCCTAACGTGCCGCCAGAGCGGAAGAGCCGCTGGCTGCGGCGCCTCCCGGCGTGTAGTAGACCCCAGCCAGGGGCAGGAGGGTCTGGTTCAAGTTCAGGGGCAGGCCGTGCAGCCCGACGGCCCAAGCGGTGGTAATCCGGTAGTTGAAGAGCCAATCGGCCGGCGCGTCCTGGCTGACCACGCGGGCGGCCTGGGCCAGGTAGCGCCCGCTCTCCTGCTCGTTGGGCTCGGCCATAGCCTGCCGGTAGAGCTCCTGGACTCTCGGATTGTCGTAGCCGTAGTAGTACTTGGGGTTGGCCCACTGGTTGAAGTCATGGCTCTCGGAGTGGTCCACCAGGGAGATGTCGTAGTCGCGGTTGGTGTACACGTCCTGCATCCAGGTGGAGAACTCAACCACTTGCACGTTCAGGTCGATGCCGACGGGCTTGAGTTGGGAGCGCAGCTGGTCGCCCAGCTCGCTGCCGTAGGTGTTGGCGTAGGTCAGCCGCAGTTTCAGGGGCCGCTGCGGGCTGTAGCCGACCTGGGCCATGAGCTCGCGCGCCTTGCCTGGGTCATGCGGGTAAAGGCCGGTCAGATCCTGGTAGCCCGGGTCCAGGATGGGAATCGGCCCGCCCAGCGCTGTGTCGGCCCCGCCCCGTGCGACGATCAGCTGGCGGTGGTCTATGGCGTACCGGATGGCCTGGCGGACGCGCGGATCGCTGGTTTTGGCGCCCTTGGAGTTGAAGGCCAGGACGAACTTGTCCGTGCCATCCCCAGCCTGCACCTGGTAGTGGTCCGGGTCCTTCCTGAAGGGCTCGGCCAACGTGGCGGTGATTGGAGCCAGGGCTTGCACGTCGTTGGATTTGAGCGCATTGACCGCCGCGTTGTCGTCCGCGAAGTAGCGCAGGCGCACGGTCTGTGTCCGGGCTTTGCGCTCGCCCCAGTAGCGGGGGTTGGCGCTCAGGGTCAGCGAGGAGGAAGGTTTGAAGGATGAGACTGTGTAGGGACCGGAGCCCAGGGCTTGGCTCTTGGGGTCATAGTAAGCGCGCCTGTCGAAGACCAGGCCGGGTCGTCCGGTGAGCGCCCAGAGCAGGCCCGCGTAGGGGGCGGTCAGCTTGAGCTCCACGGTGCTCGGGTTCAGCGCCTTGACCGATTGGAAGTTGCGCAGCTGGTCGGCGTCATGGTAGCCGCGTTGGACCAGCTCGTTGATTGACCAGGCCACATCCTCCGCGTCCAGCCGGTCCCCGTTGGAGAAGGCCATCGCCTCGTGCAGGCGGAAGGTGTAGGTGGTGCCATCCGCGCTCCGGCTCCAGCTCTTGGCCAGTCCGGGCGTGACTTGGTTGTGGTCGCCGCGGGCCACGAGCCCCTCGTACACGTTGCCGACCAGGGCCTGGTCCAGGGCTGAGCCGGATTGGTTGCGGATGTCCAGATTGGTCGGCGCCAGTTTGAGGCCAATGGAGATTGAGTCCGCCGTCCGCTCGGCCGCGCCGCCCCCCCTGCTTCGTCCGCCTACCCACAGCGAAACGACCAGGGCGACCGCCAGCAGCAGGCTCAGCGGCTTCCATCCCCAGCCCGAATGCGCGCGGGCGGGTTTGAGCATGGCATTGAGCACCGGGTCGGTGCTGGGTCCAGGCCCGGCATCCGGGGTCGCGCCGTCGCTTGCGTGCGCGCCCTCCTGGGAAGAGTTCATCGCGTTACCACCTTGTGTCTGGTTGGCCGCCATAGGGGTCGACCACCGTCCACCAGTCTAGGACACCGCCCGCCCGGTGGCGCGCAGGGCCGTAGAATGAAGCAGGAAAGCGCTCGTAGCGAGACAGCGAGGAGGTCGGCATGCTGCTGGCGGTCGACATTGGCAACACCAACACCGTGATTGGTTTCATGGAGGGCCGGCGGGTCCGCGCCTCCTACCGCATCGCCACCAGGGCGGGCCGCACCGCTGATGAGTATGGCATGATTTTGACCGATTTCCTCCGCCTGTCGAGCTACGAGCCAGCGGACATGGAGGGCGTCATCATCGCCTCGGTGGTCCCCAAAGTCATGCACTCCCTGCCCGCCGCCATCGTCCGCTACCTGTCGGTGGAGCCGCTGGTGGTGGGCCCCGGCGTTAAGACCGGCGTCAACATCCGCCTGGACGACCCCAAGTCCCTGGGCGCGGACTGCCTGGCCGACTGCGTGGGCGCGCATGAGAGTTACGAAGGCCCGCTCCTGGTGGCCGATTTCGGCACGGCCACCACCTTCAACTATGTGGACGCCCAGGGCTCCATCCGCTCCGGCCTGATTACCGTGGGCATCGACTCGGGCGCCAAGGCCCTGTGGTCGCAGACCGCCCAGCTGCCCGAGGTGGAGCTCACCCGCCCCAGCTCCATCCTGACCACCGGCACCAGGGATGCCATGCAGGCAGGCCTCTACTACAACTTCCTAGGCGGCCTGGAGCGCATCATCCTCCAGTTCCGCCGCGAGATCGACAACGATTTCCAAGTGATCGCCACCGGCGGCCTGGGCCGCATCTTCGCTTCCGAAACCGACCTCATCGACCACTACGACCCCGAGCTCATCTTCCGAGGCATGGCCACCATCTACAGCCGCACCATGCAGGCCGCCCCCACCGCGAAATAGGACGGCGGCGCAAGACGGGGCAAGGCGGGCGGATGATACGGAAACCGCGAAGTTGCGCCAGCAGCAATCAGACAGCCTAGCCTCCTCCTTCACTCACATCCGAGCCGGTCTTCGCCGCCTTATGGCCTTTCCCATTCCCCCCTGGTCCATAGTCACCCGCACTAGCATGAATACACCTCCGACGTAGCCAACCGAATCCGCCTCATCCTAGGAGAGGTGCGCGCTTGCTGCTGGCGGTGCTAGACTCAGTAACTATAACATGGGGGTTCGCGGCCCTGAACTGGCTGGAGAGTTTTGTTCTGCCGCGCACCACCCGAATACCAACAACACACTGTTTTCACGGAAGAGCGCGCATCTGTGCGCTCTTCCGCCAGCCTGTTTTGGAGGGGGCAATGAGTCGTTTCCGCGCCGCCAGCGCCGCATTCGCGGCCCTGGCCATGATCCTCCTGGGGGGGGGGGTAATTCGGCGGCCCGTCCCGCCCACGCTGAACCCAACCACCTGACCCGATCGGGAGCCCCCGCCTCGCAGACCGTGGACGGCTTCACCCTGTCCCCCACCAAAGGCCCCGCCAACCAAGACGCCATGGCCACGCTGACACCACCAGCCCCGCCAACCAACGTGCGCTTCACCCGAATCAGCGCAGGCTGGTGGCACAGCCTGGCCATCGGCTCGGACGGCAACGCCTACGCCTGGGGAGACAACGACTCCGGCCAGCTGGGCGACGAAACCGGTAGCGGCAGCCGCAGCGGCAAACCGGTGCGCGTGCACGCGCCAACCGGCGTGACCTTCACCCAAATCAGCGCAGGCGACGATCACAGCCTGGCCATCGACTCGAACGGCAACACCTACGCCTGGGGATACAACGCGTTCGGCCAGCTGGGCAACGAAACCGGTAGCGACAGCAACAAACCGGTGCGCGTGCACACACCAACCGGCGTGAGCTTCACCCAAATCAGCGCAGGCCACTGGCACAGCCTGGCCATCGGCTCCGACGGCAACACCTACGCATGGGGAAACAACGCGTTCGGCCAGCTGGGCGACGAAACCCCTAGCGACAGCAACAAACCGGTGCGCGTGCACGCGCCAACCGGCGTGACCTTCACCCAAATCAGCGCAGGCGACAACCACAGCCTGGCCATCGGCTCCGACGGCAACACCTACGCCTGGGGGCGCAACACCTCCGGCCAGCTGGGCGACGAAACCGGTAGCAACAGCAACAAACCGGTGCGCGTGCACACGCCAACCGGCGTGACCTTCACCCAAATCAGCGCAGGCGACGATCACAGCCTGGCCATCGGCTCCGACGGCAACACCTACGCCTGGGGAGACAACGACTCCGGCAAGCTGGGCGACGAAACCGGTAGCGACAGCAACAAACCGGTGCGCGTGCACGCGCCAACCGGCGTGACCTTCACCCAAATCAGCGCAGGAAGCTATCACAGCCTGGCCCTCGACTCGAACGGCAACGCCTACGCATGGGGATACAACGGCTACAACCAGCTGGGCGACGAAACCGGTAGCAACAGCAACAAACCGGTGCGCGTGCACACGCCAACCGGCGTGCGCTTCACCCAAATCAGCGCAGGCCACTGGCACAGCCTGGCCATCGGATCGGACGGCAACACCTATGCATGGGGAAGCAACTACTCCAGCCAACTCGGCAACGGCAGAAGCGACTACGGCACCCACAGCAGGCCCGCGCCGGTGCTCATGCCCCGGTATGTGATCGACGGCGTCACGTTCGACGGGGCAAGCGTCACCCGGAAGACCGTCAACCCCGCCACCGGCGCCTGGGACATGCACGTGCCCACGCATGCCCCGGGCGCCGTCACCGTGACCGTCGCCTACCATCTCGACGGCCTCGACGTGAACGGCAACATCGCCAACCCCAGATACCAGTCCGGCACGGTCACCCTGCGTTACACGTACGCCACCCCGTACACCGTCAGCTTCCAACTGGGCGGGGCGCCGGGAACCCCGCCCGCCAGCCAGTACTCGTACCCGGACGACCCGCAGCCCATCAACTGGCCGGTCCCCGACCCGGTTTGGGCGGGCCACTGGTTCGACGGGTGGGCCAAACCCGACGGCAGCCCCTGGGACTTCACCCAACCCGTCAGAAACGACCTGACCCTGACCGCCACATGGAGGACCCCACGGTTCACCATGACCCCCACCCGGGGCCCGGACACCGGCGGCACCACCGTCCACATCACACCACCCGACCCGCCCCAACCCCTCCGCTTCACCCAAATCAGCGCGGGCAGCTTCCACAGCCTCGCCATCGGCACCGACGGCAACACCTACGCCTGGGGACGGAACGACTACGGCGAGCTCGGCGACGACACCCGCACCGACCGCAACACGCCCGTGCGGGTGCACACGCCAGCCGGCGTGCGGTTCACCAGCGTCAGCGCAGGCAACGAGTTCAGCCTGGCCATCGGCAGCGACGGCCACGCCTACAGCTGGGGATACAACGGCTCCGGCCAGCTCGGCAACGACACCTCCACCTACCATAGAACACCCGAGCAGGTCCACGCGCCCACCAACGGCGACAACCCCGCCAACACATGGAAAACCATCAGCGCAGGCTACTGGCACAGCCTGGCCATCGGCAGCGACGGCCACGCCTACAGCTGGGGAGCCAACGGCTACGGCCAGCTCGGCGACGGCAGCAACGACGTGAGCGACAGGCCCGAGCAGGTCCACGCGCCCACCAACGGCGGCAACCCCGCCAACACATGGAAAACCATCAGCGCGGGCGACCAGTTCAGCCTGGCCATCGGCAGCGACGGCCACGCCTACAGCTGGGGAGCCAACGACTACGGCCAGCTCGGCAACGGCACCAACACCAGGAGCAACAGGCCCGAGCAGGTCCACGCGCCCGACAGCGGCAACCCCGCCAACACATGGAAAACCATCAGCACAGGCGGCTCACGCAGCCTGGCCATCGGCAGCGATGACCACGCCTACAGCTGGGGAGCCAACTACTGTGGCCAGCTCGGCAACGGCAGCAGCGACGACAACCCCCACAGCACGCCCGAGCAGGTCCACGCGCCCACCAACGGCGACAACCCCGCCAACACATGGAAAACCATCAGCGCAGGCGGCGATCACAGCCTGGCCATCGGCAGCGACGGCCACGCCTACAGCTGGGGAGCCAACGACTACGGCCAGCTCGGCGACGGCAGCAACACCAGGAGCAACAGGCCCGAGCAGGTCCACGCGCCCACCAACGGCGGCAACCCCGCCAACACATGGAAAACCATCAGCGCAGGCGGCTACCACAGCCTGGCCACCGGCAGCGACGGCCACGCCTACAGCTGGGGATGGAACTGGCACGGCGAGCTCGGCG encodes the following:
- a CDS encoding RCC1 domain-containing protein, which translates into the protein MDGFTLSPTKGPANQDAMATLTPPAPPTNVRFTRISAGWWHSLAIGSDGNAYAWGDNDSGQLGDETGSGSRSGKPVRVHAPTGVTFTQISAGDDHSLAIDSNGNTYAWGYNAFGQLGNETGSDSNKPVRVHTPTGVSFTQISAGHWHSLAIGSDGNTYAWGNNAFGQLGDETPSDSNKPVRVHAPTGVTFTQISAGDNHSLAIGSDGNTYAWGRNTSGQLGDETGSNSNKPVRVHTPTGVTFTQISAGDDHSLAIGSDGNTYAWGDNDSGKLGDETGSDSNKPVRVHAPTGVTFTQISAGSYHSLALDSNGNAYAWGYNGYNQLGDETGSNSNKPVRVHTPTGVRFTQISAGHWHSLAIGSDGNTYAWGSNYSSQLGNGRSDYGTHSRPAPVLMPRYVIDGVTFDGASVTRKTVNPATGAWDMHVPTHAPGAVTVTVAYHLDGLDVNGNIANPRYQSGTVTLRYTYATPYTVSFQLGGAPGTPPASQYSYPDDPQPINWPVPDPVWAGHWFDGWAKPDGSPWDFTQPVRNDLTLTATWRTPRFTMTPTRGPDTGGTTVHITPPDPPQPLRFTQISAGSFHSLAIGTDGNTYAWGRNDYGELGDDTRTDRNTPVRVHTPAGVRFTSVSAGNEFSLAIGSDGHAYSWGYNGSGQLGNDTSTYHRTPEQVHAPTNGDNPANTWKTISAGYWHSLAIGSDGHAYSWGANGYGQLGDGSNDVSDRPEQVHAPTNGGNPANTWKTISAGDQFSLAIGSDGHAYSWGANDYGQLGNGTNTRSNRPEQVHAPDSGNPANTWKTISTGGSRSLAIGSDDHAYSWGANYCGQLGNGSSDDNPHSTPEQVHAPTNGDNPANTWKTISAGGDHSLAIGSDGHAYSWGANDYGQLGDGSNTRSNRPEQVHAPTNGGNPANTWKTISAGGYHSLATGSDGHAYSWGWNWHGELGDGSIYGRSTPALIGHKITVTGATFEPTNAPTPTWNPTTHTWDTTSPTHPEGQATVTIHWTLDGVTQTDYPINPYEYYHLYTLPKAGGAPTQQLAGATLLTLTTLTALTLTSHHITRKHHHTHQPTTTSK